Sequence from the Syngnathus acus chromosome 13, fSynAcu1.2, whole genome shotgun sequence genome:
CGCGACATCAAGAGCGACTCCATCCTGCTCACGCACGACGGCCGGGTACAAACGTTCAAGTTAACTTCATGTGTCACCTGTAAGGCGgcttgggaagaaaaaaaaagtggctgaTGTTTTCTGTTCCGGTTGTCCAGGTGAAGCTGTCCGACTTCGGTTTCTGCGCTCAGGTGTCAAAGGAAGTGCAGCGCAGGAAATCTCTGGTGGGCACGCCGTACTGGATGGCGCCTGAGCTCATATCACGACTTCCTTACGGTCCCGAGGTACCATTCCAGCCTCCTTTTTTCACTCCCTGTCTGGACCTCCAGTGGACCATGTTTTGATCTCTCTTTGGGTCCCGCCTCTTTGTCCAGGTGGACATCTGGTCTCTGGGCATCATGGTCATTGAGATGGTGGACGGGGAGCCGCCGTACTTTAACGAGCCACCGCTCAAGGCCATGAAGATGATCCGAGACAACCTCCCACCCAAACTCAAGAACCTGCACAAGGTACAGTCGCTgctaaatacaaaaagtctaTGTTCTCAAGGGATGGCCAATTTGCTGCCGACCGAAAATGACACAACAATATGCGGACTTGTTTGTGCTTTTCAGGTGTCGCCGGTGTTGAAAGGCTTCTTGGACcgcatgttggtgcgtgacccGTCCCAGCGCGCCTCCGCTAGTGAGCTCCTGAAACACAGCTTCCTGAGCAAGGCCGGCCCACCGTCCTGCATCGTGCCCCTCATGAGGCAGAACCGCTTGAGATGAGGACTACTTGTACATTTTGGGCTTTTCTACTGTGGGGGGGAGGgactgtgtgcgtgcgtgcgtggttTCCTCTAGATACAAAGCAATAATTTGGGTTGAGTGACTGcgtgagtgtttgtgtgtgttcacgACTCGAGCACGATTCTCACTGTTAATGAAAAGAACACATACCGTAACCTGCCTAACCTggaacttttattattatttgcacCCGGCTTGGATTTTGAATGCTGACGGGGAGATACTGGTCCCGGGCCTGGCCCCGGGCCTGGCCCTGCCTGGACTTTTGACTACTGAAGGGTGCACAccagcaggggggggggggaaagcaaAACATGAAGTCAGAGGTAAACACTGGAGTtgattttgttgcttttctgCGTGTACGTATGATGAGTGTCACTGTCATAAGGTCTTGAgttgatttttaaatgtttatgaTAATTTGATGTGATGATCatggtggtgatgatgatgatgatgatgaggaggataatgatgatgatttttcAAGCACTGTCAACACTAGaagctgcacacacacacacacacacatgccacaACATGACTGCAATataatgagtttgacacaatTAATTCAAACAtgcagccacacacacaaacacacacacacgtacatacAGACAGATTGTCATGTTGTGGCTGATGAGTGTACATactgttttttaattaactttTTAGCTCACACTAGTTTTTTACAAAAGGAAATAGATGACGCTGATATTTGATACAGCGATGAGGATTTATGACAACTTTACAAGCGGTGCTTCCTTTTCCCTCCCTGCCGTGAACGACGAACCTAATTTGataccaaacaaaaacatggcttTAGCGCGTAGCACAGAACATatatgttgttatttttatacatGGAACTGTGCTTATCATGTAGCAGAACTAGCTGGTACGTCCCTGGTCACCTCCCAAGCAGCAGGGGGCAGCGTGCACACCTATCCTTgctttgtttcttcttcttgatccgaacaaaatgtttcatgtGTACTGTAGATTTGACCTCCAAAACACTAACCACTCAGAGAGcctgaaattattattattattgtgtttttttttgtagtttgacAGTTCGTGAGTGAAGCGACAATCAGGTGCACTTGAAATTGGTAACgctaaaaacaaagaagccACTCTTTTGAGCCGAAACCTCACTCAAGAGCCCAAATTTTGAATGTGTATCCAAGTTGTCTTTAACATATGTACACTATACCCTCCAAATATTAGTATAAATCTCAAATGCACCAAAATTAAAGTACCACCCTTCTACACAAATGTGTGGAAAAGACATGTTTTTCTGTTACATTAAAACAagtattgacaaaaaaagcctTGGTGAGGACTCGGAGGTAATGAGATGCTCAGTAACGGCAAGCTAGCATGTCGCGGAAAGAGGCTAGCTAACGCTGGCAACTACAACTAGTTGAAATTTTAGACCATTATTGTTTGTAAAATAATtcctgctttcattttttttgtgttttatgagTTACTAAATGATTTTCATAAAGCAGAACAAAATGACTAGACCAGCTAACTCCTGATGACAATGACTGGCTAGTTTTACATCAAGATCCAAGACACTAAGACGCATAACATTCCTTGCACCTTAAAAGTGTTTTCTTGGCTTTTTGTGCAACAAGATGGCGTCAAAGAAGTAGAACATAGTTACAATGCTCTTCAATGCTGCTGTGCTAGCATCACAGAAAATGGCCAGCCAACACTGCCGACTAGCTAGTTTTGTGCCATTTTAAACTTCTTTGCATGTAGAAAATGTTCTCATGCTTTTGAGCTGCAAGGTGGCATCCCAAAAGGCTCGCTAACACTGGCGACTGCAGCTAGCTAGTTTTACACAACATTCCTCACATGTTAAAAAGTTTTCCCTTGTATGTACTGTGTGCCAAGTTGGAGTCTGAACAAGTAGAACATGCTGACTACCTTTGACAAGTGACTAGGCTAGTTTTACGTCACGTTGTACAATATGACATGCATGGGGAAATCCCTCGAAAGTTGACAAAATTTTCCTTGGGGTTTTTGAGTCTAAGAAGCAGGGCATAACTTCGTACTGCGACCGACCTTTCATTAATTCTCCCTCCAGATCTTGTTCCCAAATGTTTTCCTTCCATTGCCATCGTCTCTACAGCCGTTGTTGGTTTGAGTGCCTTCTTTGCCTTGCGTGGACGCTTTGACGTCATCGCTGGCTAAATGATGGGTATTTCAGTGTAAATAGAGCAAATGTTCCATTCTGGTagctgatgacatcatcagcgcCTGTCTGTGTTGTCACTGGGATTTgcgacaaaataaaaaacactttgcttttgaaatacgttttattattttgggaaaaatatcTCTGTCAGTAAACCGTCAGTTTGtctctctatttttctgtCCATTCACTCATTCATCTATCTGTCTGCCCATCTCCTTTCCCAAAATGAGTAGTTTATATGCCAAGCTTATACATAGCACTTTTAGTCCCCACAACGGAAACAACAGAAAACCACACGGAAGACACCCAACTGATGAGGAAAAAGACTcactaaaacatttgaaaacaaagtccTGTTGCCTTTACTTTGTATACCATTAGAGTAAAAActacaacaaaatatttatattgggTAAAAATGTACATGCCATTATTACAGCACCCTCAATAATTGTctaaataaattcaataatTGTTTATAAATGTGCTTCTGTTTTAGTAAATATTGTGGTTTAATCGTGTTATGATTTAGGGAAGAGTAGAGAGCACGTGATCTAATCGATGACGTCATTCTGCGCCTTGCATTACAaaatctcatttaaaaaaaatattgacgagctttgatttttaaacaaaGCCGTTTGCTGCCTCCAGGTGGTCACTTGACGTCCTGCAACAGGGGTGGTCTGACCCGGTAATTAGATTGAAAAATTCAATAAGGTTTGTTTGCAGACATTAATGAATGTGATACTAAAACCATACTCCATGTTTAATAATTTGCTGTAATTTTGCTTGCCCGTATGGTGTTAAGGCTCAATTAGCAACTTGTGTGAATTATTAATCGATGACGTTTTTCGATTAGTCTACTCGACACTTCCGGTGTTGGTAATTGTACCTTGGTCACGTGACACGGTGTGCTTCAACGATTGAACACGAGAAGGCtgttgttgccatggaaacagcaGCACTGTTGCACGAGGCAGATGGAGGTGAGGAGGTCTCATCAAGTTAACGGAAAGTACTTCAGAacaacatttttgcttttcaaattaaaattgaatatGAACGTAAAATCTGGAAAATTATGGAATGGGTCAGgattcaaatgattatttcGGGCCTGATTTGGAGCTTCAGTCAGGTTTCAGGACATGGTTGAGGTTAGAAATCATAGTTTCAAATGTGGATTATGAAATCAATGGGTTGGGtttgaaataaacacatttccaaACCAGGTTttgaaagtagggtttcaagaaATGATAAGTAGGGCTCcaaacctgttttttttttataaaacaataaaaacatcaggGTTCGTGTATCCGATTCTGAAATATCCAAAGGCTGTTCTTTTGTCTTTACTTTGAAAGTGCCCCCGCGGAAGTGCAGATCTACGTGTCAATTTAACTTGGAGTCAGTCGGAGAGGTAGGCGCGAGAAGGCGGCAGCAGGTAAAGGTGCGAAGGAGAAGGAAGGAGAAAGACTAAAGACAGGATGGACGGAAGAAGAGGATCGGACAAGAGGAAGATGGTGTCTTCGTGCGGGAGCTTGTACGACAGCAACAACCTGCTTATGCAGTACTGCAACAACGgtagcgcgcacacacacacacacacacacacacacacacacacacacacacacacacacactgaatcaCAATATACAACGGTCTATGTTCAACACGTTTGTGgccaattatttcaaatttcacACACTCAAATTGGCATCAAATGCCCCGGAATATATGCAAAATGtcaattgaattgaaaataaagacGCCTAAAATGCTCAGTTTGATCTCAAATATCACTAGAATGAAACGTGTTATTTTCAATTATATTTTGCGACAATTATTACATGTTTGGACAATATATTCATGTCAATCAATTCACAATCCCCTCAGTTGATTTAAATGTGTTGGTCCCTGTTGATATTTGGACATTTTGGTGTCGTGAGTGTCAAACGTccaacaaatcatttttctgATGCGGTGAAATTGTTTTAGTATTAATTTGTCTGTATTTTTACTTCCTCACTCAACAAGTATTTATAAAAACGGCTGTGGCAGCATGCTTGCCGAAGCAACAGGTGGCGCTGGAGACCAGAATTGTCAGGCCCTTTTAATAATCAAACAAGAGGAAGAAagtaatacaaaaaatacatgtgcttttttttgtctttaatgttatatttaggcctttttttgtttgccctATTTAATAATTagggcattttgtttttctaaacaTTACATTGTATgtcttgtctttgttgtttttaactttaacGCACTTGCTTTTGAGTGTTACATTCAAGGCGCTTTGTTGCTTTAAAAATTACATTCACCATATTTTGACTATTAATTCAAGAAATTTCATTTCGATTGACACAGAATCAAGTTTTGGAAAAGACGTGTTAGTGTAGCTAATGAACCGGCCACTGAGATCAGACATCTTCCTCTTTGGATGTTTGTTGTATACGACAGCGCCACCTGCTGATTGTTCACTGTCATGaaatcgtgtgtgtgtgttgatgatCTTGTGCACTTTGCAGCATCTCTTCCTAGTGGTGCTTGATTTTattgattcttgtgtgtgtgtgcatgtaaggAAGCGATAGGGTGATGGAAGCAGGAAGTGGGCGTGGTTTCAACGAATAGTCCTGCAGGGGTGTGAGTGCAGGCGGGAGGGGTTTTGGGTGATGGAGGAGCACAAGGTTGGTGGTGGGGGGCTAGGGTCTGGGTGATGACGAAGAGACTGGGGGAGGGGTTTGTGCTGAgtggccgccgccgcgccTGCCTGATAGTTGCTCTGCGGAGTCTTTGATGGACAGCAGCCAGCAAACCAGCAAGATGGCAGGTAGGCCGGACCtactccatcatcatcatcaatgtCTCCCCATTTTCCATCCTCTTTGAGCTTCCTGACAATGATCATGGGACTTTTTCTCACCTTGCCACCTCACCCTGGTGCTATCCGTGGCGCCGGATGAATAGCAAGCAGAtattacatgtgtgtgtgtatagttTTCAAGGTTATAAAGCTCAGGCCAACCTCTTTTGTGGCACGGATTCAGCTCCACTGTGTCCTTTTGCTATATCGAGACCCGTGGATTGCGCCCCTATATTATGTTGCAGATTTTTTAGGAATTGATTTTACGGGTTTTTGTCGTATACAGGCGAGTTGCAATTTAGCGTAGTGTAACTTCACCACATATGGCACATGTACTTTCCCCATtacttaatattaataatacattgatATTACTTTATATTAATCTTcatgaatttattattttgaaaaaaagaaaaagaaaaacttgaaCAAGAAATCTAGGAGCACTAGCAATTACTATTTTCCAATGTCCTATTTTGCATATGAGCACATTATCAGTTAGGGTGTAAAAGGGCCTCGTATCAAGTGAGTTGTAAAGGATGTCCGTGTTTAAAGCAACAATAGCAGCAATTGTGTTAAGGACCTGAGATGTTTTGAATACTGTAGACCGGTTCATTGTTCATACGTTCACTATCTTGATCTGGTTTAAGCAAAAGAGTCTCCAATTACTTCCTGTCTACTTTACCAGTGACAGGATTGGACCAGATGGGTAGATTTAGGTGGTAGGGTTGATGGGTAGTCTTATTGTTAAATTGTAATACAAGACGCTGAATTATTAAACATGATCAGGTTTCCCGTAAGCTCTTATTGTTCCTTTACCTCCTAACACATTCACAAACCAAGTGagtaaaccaaaaaaaatacccGAGGAGACCAAGGAAGTCTTGACATTTAGGTTTAAAACAATTAATTGGGCCTtctccatttttaaaacaatgtgcTCCTCCGTGCAGATGACACCATGTCGGCAGCCAGCAACATGGAGATGGAGGACCGCGTGTCCCACCTTGAGCAGCGGCTTCAGCTTCAGGAGGACGACATCCAGCTCCTGAAAGCGGCTCTGGCCGACGCCCTGCGCCGTCTCGGCTGCTGCGAGGAGAAGAGTCTGGCCTCGCAGCCGGGAGGTGTCCACGCCACCGGGAGGCGGTCTCTGCCCGGCACGGCCCCGCCCGCCAAGGGTGAGTACGGTTGTCTGTTGTGAGAGTGGCTACAGCTAATTAGCTTCTCCGCACATGCTCGTTTGTGCACAAATCGCATGATGCAGTGACAGCCACACATGATGCATTTATTGGagtaaaatcattttcagTTCGTCAGCTACTTCAGGCTCTTCCTTCCAAGCCGCTGAGCAACGGATACGTACAACACAAACGCCTtctctcatcaccgtcctcgCCCAAGAAGGACGTGCTGAACTCCATCAAGCGGTAGCTACTATTAGAACATGGATCCATGTGTACATAGATTGATTTATATACTATAATGCCACGTCTGTCCAGGAAGAGCATGTCGACAGAGCGCCTCACGCTGGCCAGGAGGGAAGTGGCAGCGGCCGAGAGTAGAAGTCGAACAACTTCATCCAGTAGTTCTACAGGCGGAAAAAGGTGACTCTCACTCTACAATTTACCTACGAGCATTTTAAAACCGTttaatgtgtatatatatttttttcaaatcatattTATGCTAATCAATCCATCCAGGGGAATCTTTgctgtacagtatatatagCATTTTCGTCTTGCTTAGAATGATGGAGATGAGCGGGCGAGTGAGAAAGTGCACCGCAGCATGACACAACATTTTTTCATGCGATTCTCTTGTGAACAGTCGATATGTCCCAGCAACAGCGAACGCAGCACGTTTGCTGACTTTCGCCTCACTATTGATTGACAGATCAATGAATTATAATCAATCATGACAAGATGttcaaaatattaggaacagccAATATGATGGAgttgtatatttttaacaaCAATTAGTCATGAAAAGCGAACGTGAGACGAGAACGAGATCGTGCAGTGCTCCTCGTTTCAGCCGCTGATAGCATCTTATTTCTCCGTTggaaaagggggcggggcggggcgtgGTTGGCAAGTTCAGAAACTGACTTCTGATTGGTCGAGAGCCGAATATGAGTTGGCAGGCTTAATGAGGAAGTGAAAAAGTGTTGCTGAGCACCGCAAACACGCAAGCAACGCGCAGTAACGGTCACGTTTTGACGTAGCGGACGCAAGCAGCCATGAAGAAATCAAGCAGGTAAACTTTGTAAGGTTTTATAACTTCCGATCGATTATGTAATCAATCTCTCGCATCATCGTGCAGGTTGTCAATGCTACGTTGGACGTTTTTAGTGAGAGATGTTGCGTTCAAGTTCATATTTATCGAGTGTAATTTGAACTTTCAACGACTGAATATCGAGCCGGGGGTGGAGGGAGACAACAcacagaatttgtttttttgtgttgcaaaGTTGTCTCAAGTTttattgtgtatgtgtgtgcattaTTCATACACACTGTGACTTTATTTGTTGACTGGAGCCAATGCTGGAAGGCGTCCGTCTGGACGCGCACAAGCGCGACTGAATAAGCGTCTCCTTGTGTTGCGTTCAAGTGCTCCTCTCATCCGTTTGATAATAATTCATGCAGCAAGAACGGATTAAGTATCTTTAATATGAGCGTCGCAGGCACACGAGAATGGATTGAGTTGCGTTAGTTTTGCCgcagtgttttgttgtttaaatGTGATTACATCATCCGCACGCGCGTGCACTCAGAcgcgcaaaagaaaaaaatatccaatGGAGTGCAGTTTGTGGTTCTTGCGAGTCCATTAGAAGCAAAGTAACAACGCATTAACATTCCCATATGGCCGACAATGAAAAACATCAAGTCAGTCACACCCTTCaaatcgaaaaaaaaaaaaggaaaatcttaAAATTTCATGCACATGTAAAAACTGGTTGGAGCCAGAATGAGAATAAACAACTGACGCAGGGCACGCAACTTAAGCTTTAATCAATTTAATGTGTTTAGTGCAAGCTTGGCACAAACTACACACTAAATGTGTGAATGCAACACCTATCTCTTAAaagatgagtgtgtgtgtgtggggggggggaagtctAAAGAAAGGattatgttattattatgatgatgataagCAGCAGCACACATGACTGAATCGTGAACGCACGCATCCGTGGGCGACCTCTGACTGGTTCTGATAAGTGCTCATCAAATTGGTGCCCGTGTTTGTCCCAACCGTGGCTGTGGTTAAGTACCCAGCATGCACTGCTCTCATTAACGTCTCACTGCATTGGCTAGAAAtgggacacgcacacacgcgttattggagacaaaacacctctttgtgtgtttgatgagcctctcagccttttttttgCCTGGCATCAAGTCAGCGTTTCCGTGGAAACCGCcagaaaaagtcaaactcTCCAGACACGgaacagaaaaacaagagtGTCCATGAATTTGAGGCTAATATGCTAAAGGCTAAAAGGAACTTTTGGGTCAACATGCTAAAACTGCATTTAAACTGTTGGATAACTTGAGGCTAAGCTCCTGCTAACAAACATTCtgattggagaattgggtctAACATGCTAAAACATCATGTTTGGCTTACACCTAACTAACcctaacatgctttttcttccCTCAATTTCAGTAAATCCAAAGAATGCGCATATAATGCAGGTAAGAGGCCTTCCGTCATGCAAAGGATCATGGGGCATAGGAATAAACTGgatttttcaaattgtttaatCATCCCGTCCTCTCTCCCTCCATCAGAGGACGGCTACGTGAGGATGTTCCTGCGCGGCCGTCCCGTCACCATGCATGCGCCCGACCAGCTAAGAGGGAGCTACAGCTTGGAccacaaggtggcgctacCCGACCACAAGCTCAAACTGGAGTGGGTGTATCCTTCAACGAAAATGCTCCACCCTCTTTTCCTCTTAGcagctattaaaaaaaacttaatgCTAAGCTATGCTATCCTGGGGCTATTTTCATAACTAATCATTTTAGAGTGTCGTGGGTGTGTACTTTCCACATCAAGTGATGCACAATTCCATGTGGGTATTCTAcattatgtttattttccGTGATGGCGCGGCTACAGCTACGGCTACCGTGGGCGCGATTGTCGCTCCAATTTGTACCTTCTGCCTACTGGGGAGATTGTCTATTTCAACGCCTCCGTGGTGGTCCTGTACAATACCGACGAACAGCAGCAGAGACACTACTTGGGGCACAATGACGACGTCAAGTGGTGAGATGCTACAAATTCATCTCTTGACAACCGGACAAATTAGAAGCTAAACtagtatatatttaaaatctaTAACATGGAAAACCGTAAACATACTAGAGGCTAACCTGATGTACTGCATGTTCAGCCAGAGGCTAAACTACACGTTTAGCATAtcagactaaaaaaaatgcaaataaaacatgtttggcTAACATGCACGATGGGCTAATGCAAACTTTATCTTCTCAGCTTGAGTGTGCATCCTGACATGGTTACCATAGCAACGGGACAAGTGGCAGGAAATACTAAAGACGGAAAGGTACTTAACACTAACGCTCACTAGCATGCTAGATGCTAAACCTGTGAACAACATGCTACGTGCTACTATAAAGAAATACTTGTGTGCATGTTCAGCTGCTAGCGCCCCACGTCCGGGTGTGGGACTCAGTAAGCCTGAACACTCTTCACGTGCTGGGTGTTGGCGTCTTCGACCGAGCAGTCACCTGTGTGTCATTCTCCAAATCAGTAAGTACCACCAACTAGACTTCAGCTTTCCATTTGCTCAAAGTTTCAAAGTGTGACTTCAACCCTGTAGAATGGTGGCAGCTTCCTGTGTGCTGTCGATGATGCCAACGACCACATCCTGTCTGTGTGGAACTGGCAGAAGGAGAAGCAACTAGCTGACGTCAAGGTTAGCGTCTGAAGTCCACCTCGATGTTGCTTTTTGGAACGCTCAAGGCGTCCTGACATCTTCGCAGTGCTCTAACGACTCGGTGCTAGCGGCCGTCTTCCACCCGATGGACGCTAACCTGATAGTCACCTGCGGAAAATCACACATCAACTTCTGGAGCTTGGAGGGAAACACGCTGGCCAAGAAACAAGGACTCTTTGAGGTGATCACTACAACAACATCACTCTCTCTTTTTGGCCTTAATAGTCTAcatgttatgtttttttaaaaacagaaataaaatgatgtatatataaatagtgGGATTAGTACTAAGCCTTGAGGTACTCCATGTCGCTCCATTTGTTTTCCACCGTAGAAACATGAGAAACCGAAATATGTGTTGTGCGTGGCGTTTGCCGAGAACGGAGATGCCATCACCGGAGACTCCAGTGGAAACATCTACGTTTGGGCCAAAGGTACACCACATTTGTATACAATAAATACAGAAAGTCTAGCGAGCGTGTGTAAGTTGTGATGAGTCGTCTTGGGGCGGACAAACAGGCGGGAATCGCATCAGCCAGGTCATGCCGGGTGCCCACGAAGGCGGTATCTTCTCCATCTGTGTCCTGAAAGACGGCACCATGGTGTCTGGAGGAGGGAAGGACCGCAAGGTGGCGCTGT
This genomic interval carries:
- the eml2 gene encoding echinoderm microtubule-associated protein-like 2 isoform X1, with translation MDGRRGSDKRKMVSSCGSLYDSNNLLMQYCNNDDTMSAASNMEMEDRVSHLEQRLQLQEDDIQLLKAALADALRRLGCCEEKSLASQPGGVHATGRRSLPGTAPPAKVRQLLQALPSKPLSNGYVQHKRLLSSPSSPKKDVLNSIKRKSMSTERLTLARREVAAAESRSRTTSSSSSTGGKSKSKECAYNAEDGYVRMFLRGRPVTMHAPDQLRGSYSLDHKVALPDHKLKLEWVYGYRGRDCRSNLYLLPTGEIVYFNASVVVLYNTDEQQQRHYLGHNDDVKCLSVHPDMVTIATGQVAGNTKDGKLLAPHVRVWDSVSLNTLHVLGVGVFDRAVTCVSFSKSNGGSFLCAVDDANDHILSVWNWQKEKQLADVKCSNDSVLAAVFHPMDANLIVTCGKSHINFWSLEGNTLAKKQGLFEKHEKPKYVLCVAFAENGDAITGDSSGNIYVWAKGGNRISQVMPGAHEGGIFSICVLKDGTMVSGGGKDRKVALWDRDYRKQADMEVGDPFGPVRAITEGKGGELFIGTTKNAILKAAFPDTLTPIVQGHTDELWGLAVHSNLDQFATCCQDKQVHLWDTNSHQPIWTKSIEDPARCACFHPNGEVLAVGTMTGRWLVLDTDTRDLVSMHTDGNEIISNVKYSPDGNFLAVSSHDNFVYIYAVTENGRKYNRTGKCTGHSSFVTHVDWSSDSHYLVTNSGDYEILFWEAPSGKHVTNMDAVRNLTWATSTCTLSFNTFGIWPDGADGTDINGVCRSHDDSLLSSADDFGKVHLLSYPCSQPRAPGHEYGGHSSHVTSVAFLHDDSRLISTGGKDASILQWLVA
- the eml2 gene encoding echinoderm microtubule-associated protein-like 2 isoform X2, which codes for MDSSQQTSKMADDTMSAASNMEMEDRVSHLEQRLQLQEDDIQLLKAALADALRRLGCCEEKSLASQPGGVHATGRRSLPGTAPPAKVRQLLQALPSKPLSNGYVQHKRLLSSPSSPKKDVLNSIKRKSMSTERLTLARREVAAAESRSRTTSSSSSTGGKSKSKECAYNAEDGYVRMFLRGRPVTMHAPDQLRGSYSLDHKVALPDHKLKLEWVYGYRGRDCRSNLYLLPTGEIVYFNASVVVLYNTDEQQQRHYLGHNDDVKCLSVHPDMVTIATGQVAGNTKDGKLLAPHVRVWDSVSLNTLHVLGVGVFDRAVTCVSFSKSNGGSFLCAVDDANDHILSVWNWQKEKQLADVKCSNDSVLAAVFHPMDANLIVTCGKSHINFWSLEGNTLAKKQGLFEKHEKPKYVLCVAFAENGDAITGDSSGNIYVWAKGGNRISQVMPGAHEGGIFSICVLKDGTMVSGGGKDRKVALWDRDYRKQADMEVGDPFGPVRAITEGKGGELFIGTTKNAILKAAFPDTLTPIVQGHTDELWGLAVHSNLDQFATCCQDKQVHLWDTNSHQPIWTKSIEDPARCACFHPNGEVLAVGTMTGRWLVLDTDTRDLVSMHTDGNEIISNVKYSPDGNFLAVSSHDNFVYIYAVTENGRKYNRTGKCTGHSSFVTHVDWSSDSHYLVTNSGDYEILFWEAPSGKHVTNMDAVRNLTWATSTCTLSFNTFGIWPDGADGTDINGVCRSHDDSLLSSADDFGKVHLLSYPCSQPRAPGHEYGGHSSHVTSVAFLHDDSRLISTGGKDASILQWLVA